In the Clostridium cellulovorans 743B genome, TATTGCAGTTGTCAATGTACCTACTGTAATCCTTAAATCTGCTGCCACTTCTGACATAGTCCTAGGTTGATACATCCCAATAGCTTCAATAGTATGAATTTCCGTTACAGAAAGATCAGAAAATGTGCCTTGCTGTAATGCGCTTTGTTCGATTTCTAGAACATCATTGAACAATTCAACTATAAGTTTATTTAGAAAATGTTCATTATCTTTCAACCTGTTCAACTCCTTCAAGCTTCTTCCTTTGAAAAATACTTTGAAATTCAAAGTACTTGTTTTGATAATCAAAATATACTATAATCAAAATATATTGTCAATAAAATTTTAAAATTTTACCATTGGAGGTATGCTTCTTGGAAAGAAAATTATCCTATGTATCAACCCTTGAAAACTTAAATACCTGCTGCTTTGGAAAAACTTTTCTATACCTACCTACAATAGACTCCACTAATATAAAAGCTAAAGAATTAGCTAATCAAGATCAATCTAAATATCCAAATGGATTCTTAATTATAAGTGAAGAACAAACTAATGGCAAAGGTCGTTTAGGAAGGACTTGGCATTCTCCTAGTGGATGTGGCTTATGGTTTTCCTTAATTCTAAGACCTAATATAAACCTTGTAGACATACCAAAGATAACTCTAATTTCTGCCGTTGCACTTTGTGATTCATTAAAAAATTCTGGAGTAGATTCTCAAATTAAATGGCCAAATGACATATTAATTAATAATAAAAAAATTGCTGGAATATTAACGGAAATGAGTAGCCTAAATAGCATTGTCAATTTTGTAATTTTAGGCATAGGTCTAAATGTAAATACGAAAGCTTCTCAATTTCCTTTAGAATTGAAAGAAACAGCATCTTCATTATTCATTGAATATGGCAATAATTTCGATAAATCTAAGATTCTTGCAGACTTCTTGTATATATTTGAAGATTTATGGTTTAAATTTTTAACAAATGGTTCATTCGATCATATACTAGCGAAATATAAAGAAACTTCTACTG is a window encoding:
- a CDS encoding biotin--[acetyl-CoA-carboxylase] ligase; this translates as MERKLSYVSTLENLNTCCFGKTFLYLPTIDSTNIKAKELANQDQSKYPNGFLIISEEQTNGKGRLGRTWHSPSGCGLWFSLILRPNINLVDIPKITLISAVALCDSLKNSGVDSQIKWPNDILINNKKIAGILTEMSSLNSIVNFVILGIGLNVNTKASQFPLELKETASSLFIEYGNNFDKSKILADFLYIFEDLWFKFLTNGSFDHILAKYKETSTVLHKKVKIINAGKESLVFVKDITEDGSLLVVTADGDEKLIISGEVSLRL